The DNA window CTTACCTCACTAGGCAGCCATGCATGGAGCTTGCGGTTTCTCCCTGAGCGATTCGTTTTAGGGGTGGATTGGGGGTTGGttggcgcgcgtgcgcgtgcttATGGCATTCGGAATTCATGGCTTCTACATACTGATCTAGTGATCCGTTGTTGCACTTTGTTGTTGATCACATTTTTTTCTCACACGCTTAGTCGACTTACCTCACTAGACAGCAATGGAGCTTGCGTTTTCTTCCCGTGCAATTCGTTTTAGAGGTGGATTTGGGGTTGCTTGGGGTGTCGCGTGCTTTGGGCATTCAGAATTTGCGGCTTCGACATACTGATCCAGTGATCCGTTGTTGCGCTTTGTTGTTGATCACATTTCTTTCTCAGTCGCTTAGCTTTGACTTACCTCACTGGGCAGTCATGGAGCTTACAGCTCTTTTAGTGCCATTTGTTTTGGGGTGGATTTGGGTCGCTGGGGACTAGGGTGTTGCGTGCTTGGGGCATTCGGAATTGCAGCTTCTATGTGCTGATCCATTGTTGCGCTTTGTGTTGATCACACACTTTTTTTTGGCAATTGCTTAGCTGCAACTTACCTCACGATGATGTGTTTTATTTTGTGGTTGTGCAGATCCACGCAACGGTTCTCCTGTACAACTATTACCACCGGAAGCAGTTCCCACAGCTTGCATTCGCCGATCCCGAGCGATTCTGCGTGAATGCCTCCCTCACTGCCGGGGAAGCTCTGCTCGTGTACCTGCAACAGGTCCATGAGCACCACGACAACGGCACAGGGGGTTGGCTCTCGGTCACTGACAAGGCAGTTGTCGACGCCTGCAATATTGCCGAGGTGCTTGATGCCACGAAGGACTCCCCCGAGATGATCATGTGGCCCATCTCCAAGGTCGCTGTTCTGCTTCTCAATAGGACAAAGAAGATGTGTTTGGTCGAGCATGGATCTCAAACCAAGGGCGTCTTGTCGATCTTGGAGAAAGATATCACGATGGCATTGGGTGGATCGCGTAGCAGTGATGTGTCAGTGCAGGAATCGAGCAATAAGTCCGTAGCACTTCCTTCTGAACCATACGTGCTTCAGCAGATTGCATATTCAGAGGCGGAGCTCAAAACAGGTAGTTACTAGTCCCTTTTACAGTTTATTATACAAGAATTACTGTCTGGAACTTACAATGTGTTGCATGCATGCACCCTTAGTTTGTTATTTTTTCCTAGAGAAATTAGATGCAACCTTGTGGGTACAGGTCCATGTCATAATTTGTAGAATTGTAGTTCACCAACAAGCACAGCTGCACAAATATAATCACTTTTCTGAGTATACTAGCTGATGTGGCTAGTCTCCTCTCATTTGTTTTGGTTTTATAGATGCTATTTGCTATTTAACATGATTTAATATGATCATGCGCCGGCTGGCATGTTGGAGTAACTTAGATTCTGAGCCGGATGGCAATCGATGTTCTTTTTAAAACTGTTCCTATTTGTGTGCCCAATACAAAAGTTATGTCGGAAGTGGAATTGTGTGCTTAATTTTATTGACTCGGTGCAAATTTTATGTTTGTGCACCTACCTTTTATCTCACACACTTTATATCTTTAATAGGTATGTATTACACACTTACGAATTTAATAGGTACGTCTTGCACACCTATGTCTTTAATAGGTATGTCTTACACACTATGTCTCAACAGGTATCAAGCGTGCAAACTTGCGTTTTCTCGAAGAACATCGGGTGTACTCATTGAGTAAAAAAGGGACAGCTACGATGATGTTTGTTCTGCAGTATGAGCAAAATATCAATAACAAGCTTAAGGAAATGCCTTTGGAAGTTCTGGCCTACAGGtttgctccccccccccccccctaagtTGTACCATCCCACGTTGCAGCCCTAATCGAAGACGACTTAATTTACCAAACAACTACTGTGCATAGTGTATAGTGTGTACCATATCTTGAGTTAGATTGATGCCCTTTGTAACTCGCATTTTTTAGTTCACTAAGACATTGATTAGATAATATGGCAGCAATAATAACTTTGCTAAAGCTCCTGCCCCCCTTTTCAAGATACTATGTTTTAGGCTTATACGATATAATGCTTGCTGATCGTCCCACCCAAATGAGCTTCTTTGCTTAGTGTTAATATGCTATTTTTTAATGATAATGACTTCTAATGTTTTCTCTGTTGTCTCTCTCCCTTCTTTCCTTTGACAGGATGAGTGGTTCTATATTTAGTAGTGATCCGTGTCTTGCAACGACATCTGTTGTTGAGTGCTATCATTTACTGCCATACAAGGAGGTTCTGTTAAACATCCTGAACAGGTATGCATGAGATTTATTTCAGCTAATTGTGCATGAAAGGGGTAATATCAGAATCTGTCATGTTATGACAGTTTTGGTTAATGACTAAAGATTACTCTTGACATATTGCAGGTCATGGCCTTTGAATTCTTCACTGAGTGCTCCAAAGGAACGATTATTTCAAAATGGAAACCCTTCATCCCACTCTGAAATAGATGAAAGTTTGAAGGAACAAGAAGCTAATAGCAAGTCCAAACTGAAAAAAATAAACACAAACGTTTCAACTCCAAAGAAAAATAAACAGGTAGTAAAAGCAGTTAGTGATAGTGGCACCAACAAATGCACCATCAgcaaaaacaaaaaaaacagCAACACAAACAGCAAAAGAAAATCCGAAACGTTCAAGGCTACACTCCCTACCTACCCGGAGCATGGGGATGGCAAGAGCCCTGCAAAAGAAACTGACTCACTTGCTGCTCCAGATGTGGAAAGTTTAAAATTCGTGAGCGCAAAACCCGCAAAAGCAACAAATGGAGGTTCTGTAGACTTACAAGccagtaagtctatcaatattACATTACTTTGATTTTACTGATCCGTCGTTGTTTCAAGTCCTCATATAATGATAAAATCACTCAATTTCAGGAGTCCAAATGGACAAGGACAGAAGAGAGAAGCACTCGGAGAGTAGAAATACAACCCAAGATATCATTCTGGTAAAGATAAGCTAAATTACAGTTTGACAATATGAGCTTGAGACAAAGTTGTGTTCTGAAATAAGGCGTGGTGTttctaattaaataattaatatatGTGTTTTATGTGTTAAGTTTACTGTGCTTCAACTTAATGAACTAATTAACTTTTTCAGGCACCATATGTTGATCCTGTAATTAACAATCATGCTTTGGAAAGCCAAAAGGAGAAAGTCACAGTAAAGTCTGGTAAGGACAATCCTATCCAAGACAAAAACTTGTTTTTCCTACTATTGATTGCTTCCATATTGGTGCGCTCCCAAATCCTAATCTGTATACTTCAAATGGCAATCAAGGTGGCATCACAGATAACATGAATGTTCAGAAGTATGCGACACTGCAGTTACTTCAGAAGATGCGGGATGATACTGTATGTTACATATTTTATTTCATTTCAAAAGATGCAACGGTGCTTGTTAATCATATAATTCTTGTTTTCCTCAATAAGCTTATGTGTATTCATCTTAATCTAATATATGTTTCAGCTCCGTGAGCATTGCATGCTTGGAGATCAAAGTGCTCAGTATGAAATGGAAATTCAAACAATCTTGTCAGGTATTGCTTTTCATAACTAAATCTAGCTAAAATGGATGGTAAAGTGCAAAAAAATCATATCGTCTTGTGGCAAACAACTTGTCTTTCCACACGGCAACTAAAATGCAGCACTCTCGTACTTTTAGGGTTTTATTGATAGCATTTCAAACATGTGTATGTGGGCCTTAGTCCCAATGGATGGAGCTGGGGCATCACCATCCCATCCAAACAAGGCTGCTGCATACCAATGCATCAACAGTATTTAGCCTCCCAGCAGCATAATTTCAATTCCCCTAGAATAATTATAGACCTATATCTATCAATGTATTTTCCTAGGGTGTGATTATTGCTTCTCAGCTTTGATATTTTTACCTTCAAATTCCATCAAACCCAGTACTTGTCATTTTCAAACCATGTGCAGAAGGGGATATGACACCTAAAGTGACGTCAATCGTGAAGAAATATGAGAACAACTGGAACATGATAGATGATGCCAATCCAACCTGCTCTGGAAAAGGATGCCAGAACATGAACTTAAAGAGGAAGAAACTGAAAGAGGCCATTCTTCTACGCAACAAATGCCAGGCAAAAAACCTCATCTGATGGAGTAAACTATTATATGATTCCTCTCCAATTCTGTCTGACAGGATGCCCTTGCAGGAACTGGATGACATATGCCGTGAGAGCAATTGGATTCTTCCAAGATACAAAGTACTTCCTTCAGTTACAGGCGGTACGTGGATGATAATCACTTTCTTTTCAAGTTCCTGCACGGCTTAGTATGAAGTCCTTGGACCATATAGGCATCAGAACATAACGCAATCATATTTAGGCTTGTGGAGTCTGCTCTTGTTGCATTGTAAAGCTGACACATACTGCGCTCCCAATTATCATGTACAAACCCAGATTAGTTCTGTTGGTTAGTTGTTACCTTTAGTTTAGAATCAGGCTTCGATCAGTGCTTGCCCAAGTTGTTTTTATACCATACTATATGCATGATCTTAGAACCTAGATGTCCGAATCATAATTTGAATTAGCTGGATGTCCACTGGTAACTGTAACCTGAACCTCTTTTTGCTCCAACTGGGGCAATCTTTCCCATAGCTTAGTTCCCACATGTTGTTTGAGCATCCTTTACAGTTTGTATCCCTGTCTTCACAGATATGTACCAGGCCAGTGTCTACCTTATGGGCCCAGATTTCAACTTGAGTGCGGATGGTGATAGGAAGATCACCCCTCATGAGGCGCGTGACTCTGCAGCTTCCAACATGCTGCACCAGCTTCAGCAGAAGGCAAAGGAAAATTAGAAGAGCAGCAGGTCTTCACAGCATCCCTTGATGATGCAGCGTTATCTGGCTGCGACTTTTGAAATAAGGAAGCGAGCAGGCGGCTGGAAAAAAACGACCATCACAAGCTCAGAATTTGAAACACCCTGGGGGAAGCATCGTCCAGTTACGTTGTTTTGCTGTTGTAACCTCCAGTGGTTGCTGGGTCACGCACCGTGGTTATTCTAAATTTATGGATACTATTACTAGTTGCAGCGCATTATATTTGTGAACTTAGCATAGTTTGGGTTATTAGATGGTTCAGTCTGCGGTCATGTAGCTTCGATACTGAAGCTGTGTTTTTTTGCTCGCCGTCCTTGGTTTCACTTGTTAGCTTGGCCCGACCATGGGCCATGGTTCTTTTTGGCTGCCTCCTGTTCATCCTGCGTAATGCGTATGGTAACCTGCTAGCCATCTCTTCAAATGAAAGCATGTGAAACAGGTGCGGCTGCAGCTGAATATGGAGGATCAGTTGTCATCTGCTACAGAGACTGCGCTGTATCCGCTGCAGCTGCTCTAGCTCATGGAATTACGTGGTTGAAATTCGACGTGTTTGCCaaggagaaagggagaggaggcCGTAGGGGTGGTAAAGGGTCTTAAATTTTAGCCTAAATAATCTAAGAGCCGAGCTCTAACCTTATTCAATTttaagctaaaaatatataaaggtCAAGTTGGATTGTTAAGAGAGCATTGGAGCTATAATCCGTTATCACCCTATCAAGAGCGTGGTAAAACAGTGGGCTTCTCGAAGACAAGGTATAACGTATCTTTTCGTCCGATGTTGTCTTGTTCAGGTGGTGAGGTTTCGTCGTCCGAGATTCAGAATCTGATGGGGATTGGGGAGATGATTTCGGGCTGGAAGAGGACCAGTTGAACATCTAGTTGTGTGCATACTGGCATGGACTATGGGCATGAGAATTGGCAAACCATCAAATATCGTGTAAGCAAGTAGCGATACGCCATGTTTTTTATTGCTTTTGACTTCGCCACAGTTGGAGGCCTCCGAAAACCTAACCTAGTCGATTCAAAACTTCATCAGCGCATTGGTTGAGTTTACATGGGTTGGATAGTGCCCTGAGCCCTGAGGTGGCCAATCAGCTTTTGGATGGATAACTCTCTGTCCTATATTCAGGAATCAGGACTCCGTTGCAAGCCATTTAGGGGGTGCAAGCTCAATGGAATCCGCTAGTCCAACCAAAAAGAAAAACTCGATAGACAGTCGATTTTTACTGGCCACAAGTTAAAGAGATGCCCCAATTTGAGTTTAAAAAAGGCGTGAAAATAATAAATGTAGTAATACAACACAGTATAGCTTGCATGGACCATCCATGCTCTTCATGAAACTAGACACTTAAAACCTGTCATATTATTTACCATCTTCAACCTCCAGGTACACAATGACCTTGTTTCAGATCACCGCGGAGCTCTATTTGAAAAACGATAGCTGCTTTTTCAACACTGAATGGACATGGTTACCTGACTGATTTCAATTAAAGTAGCAAGCAGAAATACACTCAGCACCAACCATTTCAAGTTCAGTAGACCGAATAACATCAAGGAATCACAAATTCCAACCTCAGATGTCAGCTCTGCTGAACTCTATTTAGTACAAATGGAGGGTTGATGTTTTCGTTGTGCCTGTAACAACCACAAGAAGGGAGGCTGTAGAAACAAATACTACGGCAAAGAAAAGATCCTGCAAATCTGGCATCCCTTGCAGAATATTTATGATCCTGCAAATCAGGCATCCCTTACAGAATATGTATGATAGCATTAACATGCCATTGAAGTGAAGTAAATGGGGCCAAAGTGTAACATTGAATATAATGGTAAACAACGGCCAAACCTTGAACATCTAAAAGACCATGGTCAATTGCCACAAGCAAGTTCATTCACCAATTGTTCGATCAAATCAGCAAGATAACAATATGCTAACCTGTATTATTTGCATTTCTGAATCGCTCACAGGCAAATGAACATCGCAAATTTTTGTTTCTACAGTCTATTGATTTCAGTGCCTCCAGTTAGCACATATACAATATGCTAAACATAATGCCTGTGCAATCCTGTTAAATCTAACTGATCAGCTGGGTATTGTATATTATAAACATTTTGAAACTTCAATTAATTAATGATAATTGCATCACATTCGGTTTCAGTTGACGAATATTTCCAATGCATTTCATCACAGATGGTAATCATTAATCAATATAGTTATGATCACAGATGAACCAGCACAAAGGACACCAGAAGATTTTATAGCTTTGGAAGCTGGAACTATGAACTTCCTCTACTTCATATAGTATCTTGCAGGTATATCAAGAACTCTGAAAGAATAGACAAGCTCATTTCCTCTCATGCCTATGCTAGACCAATTTTTGTATTCTACTATGTTCAACGTTTCCTTCTGAAGAGCGGCTCTCTCCCCACATTAAAACCAAGTGTACTTATACGGGAATAAACAGTGGTTATCAAATGGAAATGAAAAGGCCAAGATGCAAGATCAACCATACATCACAATGTGCAAAACTTCAAAAATTAATCATTAAACTGAGGTAATTGCAAGGGGATCCCACATTACATCATCCTTATATTTCACATTCAAAGGAACAAAAGTTAACCAACAGCACCAAGTTTTGCTCATCAAATCATTATTCTTCATCAAATCCGTAACATAAAAGGGGATGGCGCAGCTGCGCCGACCCAGGGGAATGAAGGAAGGCTCACAGCGTCGAAAGCCGCACCTCTCTGCCTTGCCTTTCGTCCTGGCACGCCATTACGGGATGTCCCACGGCTTGGGCTCGGGGACGGCGACGACCATCCCCTGCAGCTCGGGCGCGAGGACGACCTGGCAGCCCAGGCGCGCGTGCTTGTTGAGTTCTCGGTTCCTGGACGCGCGGGTGAGCACGTATCGCTCCTCgtaggacggcggcggcagcttgTCGAGCCACTCCTGCGCGATGTGGACCTCGCACTCGGCGGAGCACGCGTCGATCTCCTCGAGGCGGTGGGAGGCCGGCTCGATGAGCCCCGCGTTGGCGAGCGCGCGGAGGAGGGTCTGCCCGGAGAGGCCGACCACCTCGCGGCGCGCGCCGTCGGGGTCGATGGCAAGGACGCGCACGATGCGGTCGGCGACCTTGGCCGATGCGGCAGCGGGGGCCGTGGCGGCCGAGGTGGCAGCAGGGGAGACGGCGCAGAAGGCGCGGGCGAGCGACGGGGAGAGGTGGAACGGGAGGCGGCGCAGGGCGCGCGCCGCGATCGCCATGGTTGCTTGGTAGGGTTCGAGTGGGAGATCTGGGGAGAGGAGGTGCGATGGGGACCTGGGGGGGACTGGGAAGGGGTTGGGGGCAGAGTCGGAGGCGGAGAGGGCCTGAGGGCCTGAGGGCCGAGGGCCGAGGGAGAGGGGTGCTGGCCTGCTGGGTCGCCGAGCAGTGGGCCCTAAGAGCTTTGAGGATTAAATTTACACGGGCCCAGCTATCGGTGTCTGTCTGGCTTGAACATTTGATAGTTGTGCGGCCTTTTTTCTAATAGCATTCCCAACCCAAGACACTAGTAATAGTAATTTTTATACTTGTCATATCTATACTCCAATgcattattttttaaaataaattaatatGCAATCATAtatcttctctctcttttctcccctatCATCTCTTTTTTTATCTTGATTTTCGTGTAGATATGGTTTCTTCATATTTTTCCTTCTCTCCTCGTTAACTCTCTTACCACCTCAATTTTTTTACATGGAAACCAGCTGAGTTGGAGGATTGGGACTGCTCTAAGCACTGCGCAAATCCTATTTGAGATAGATGTGGCTACTCCAAAAATAGCTTCGAGTACGGCTTATCTGGTGAAGCAGCTTATCTGATGGAGCTGAAACCATTTTTAAAAACGTTTGGCGAAACAGTTTCTCTTATTTTTTATAAATGGATTGAAGAGGTGGAGCCTGCACAGTATAGGCTATTTCCGGTTTTAGGAGGTGCTTCATGCATGAAGCTGTTTCCAAAATACCTCTTTGCTATAACTTTAGATAAAACCATCCGTGGAGTCATTCTAAAAGCTCTGCCAAAGGGATCTTAATAGCGGGATTTTGTGGAGGGAattaatataaatatttatttttttagtTTTAATACCTTGTTTGAGTCGTGGAGGGAAACGAAAGAGGAAGTTTAAGAGGGAATTCATATCCTCTATTTTGTACGTGGGATTTGTGATAGAAAATCGCATAACAGATCATGACGAAGGAGATTATTCATCTTCTGCTTAGAACATAATTTCCAGACTTACTCTTGGGATTATATTAGTGGGagttagttttctaaattttcgTTGCTTGTTTCATCAAAATTCTCTTTCCCATCAAACAGATAAGAGAATTCTGCGAACGAACTCATACCTCGGTGGTTGGGCTGCTGGTTGCAACGCCCACCATCCGTGCTCAAGCGTGGCTCAGTA is part of the Panicum hallii strain FIL2 chromosome 2, PHallii_v3.1, whole genome shotgun sequence genome and encodes:
- the LOC112882732 gene encoding uncharacterized protein LOC112882732, with protein sequence MEVEGGGGGGREVVELEDAVKLLVEHLVKPVLPHGTLRREEALKPENQDAVARQIHATVLLYNYYHRKQFPQLAFADPERFCVNASLTAGEALLVYLQQVHEHHDNGTGGWLSVTDKAVVDACNIAEVLDATKDSPEMIMWPISKVAVLLLNRTKKMCLVEHGSQTKGVLSILEKDITMALGGSRSSDVSVQESSNKSVALPSEPYVLQQIAYSEAELKTGIKRANLRFLEEHRVYSLSKKGTATMMFVLQYEQNINNKLKEMPLEVLAYRMSGSIFSSDPCLATTSVVECYHLLPYKEVLLNILNRSWPLNSSLSAPKERLFQNGNPSSHSEIDESLKEQEANSKSKLKKINTNVSTPKKNKQVVKAVSDSGTNKCTISKNKKNSNTNSKRKSETFKATLPTYPEHGDGKSPAKETDSLAAPDVESLKFVSAKPAKATNGGSVDLQARVQMDKDRREKHSESRNTTQDIILAPYVDPVINNHALESQKEKVTVKSGGITDNMNVQKYATLQLLQKMRDDTLREHCMLGDQSAQYEMEIQTILSEGDMTPKVTSIVKKYENNWNMIDDANPTCSGKGCQNMNLKRKKLKEAILLRNKCQELDDICRESNWILPRYKVLPSVTGDMYQASVYLMGPDFNLSADGDRKITPHEARDSAASNMLHQLQQKAKEN
- the LOC112881616 gene encoding uncharacterized protein LOC112881616 yields the protein MAIAARALRRLPFHLSPSLARAFCAVSPAATSAATAPAAASAKVADRIVRVLAIDPDGARREVVGLSGQTLLRALANAGLIEPASHRLEEIDACSAECEVHIAQEWLDKLPPPSYEERYVLTRASRNRELNKHARLGCQVVLAPELQGMVVAVPEPKPWDIP